The Nomia melanderi isolate GNS246 chromosome 7, iyNomMela1, whole genome shotgun sequence genome includes a window with the following:
- the LOC116424341 gene encoding FIGNL1-interacting regulator of recombination and mitosis-like isoform X6 produces the protein MGDIKLPGSHDIGERPRLATLYEVTLVPICSLISQIPADGFHVIELILLKHLLSDRLWSALLSSDVWCFIGRISSSELCVSHVKYLLKVYAALMQRRNDFEVVILENLIGRLYSLLSEETRHSVVTELDDIENPSWTPIARFLPFKTKSFLQKRLACVLNEIPKTFLELQRQPTVQNWNRITTLMLLIGKLNYVGEENTVDILSEIWNSISNTTEIFEGRQLDIVSEFMWKLFSATQPEKIQDDTFYTILEAMLTSLLCLPSHVRATASHYLRDNINSFDNCGPKIANALTELNCRLLEDNNLWVRQEAFESFDYMAHMCPNEDLVTKMATAITKKSSLNDSVPAYLSSTTYYELHDFSDVRLYLQHVAKNSQNVHHVCYHYEESERNEKFAKLETELSGSSVEIQSSGNLDEHVNKICDELNDILRKTADVGDHALRRLRLLCVKILDLPKSSKET, from the exons ATGGGGGACATAAAGTTGCCAGGTAGCCACGATATCGGAGAAAGACCACGCTTAGCCACATTATACGAGGTGACATTGGTCCCAATTTGTAGTTTGATTAGTCAGATTCCTGCGGATGGATTTCACGTTATCGAATTAATTTTGTTGAAACATTTACTAAGCGATCGACTATGGAGTGCACTCCTCAGCTCAGACGTTTGGTGTTTCATAGGACG AATCAGTTCTTCAGAGCTTTGTGTTAgccacgtgaaatatttattaaaagtttatgCAGCGTTGATGCAACGGCGCAACGATTTCGAAGTCGTTATTCTGGAAAATTTGATAGGAAGATTATACAGTTTACTTTCCGAAGAGACAAGGCATTCTGTTGTAACGGAGCTCGACGATATTGAGAATCCATCTTGGACTCCAATCGCACGATTTTTGCCATTCAAAACGAAATCGTTTCTGCAGAAACGTTTGGCCTGTGTATTGAACGAAATCCCTAAAACATTTCTAGAATTACAACGACAACCTACTGTGCAAAATTGGAATCGTATT ACAACATTGATGCTTCTAATTGGGAAACTTAATTATGTCGGAGAAGAAAACACAGTAGACATACTCTCAGAAATATGGAATTCTATTTCAAACACAACCGAGATTTTCGAAGGCAGACAATTGGATATAGTGTCGGAATTCATGTGGAAATTATTTAGCGCCACCCAGCCGGAAAAAATTCAAGATGACACCTTTTATACA ATTCTGGAAGCGATGTTGACGTCGCTTTTGTGTTTACCATCGCATGTGAGGGCAACTGCATCGCATTATCTAAGAGACAACATCAACTCCTTTGATAATTGCGGTCCTAAGATAGCAAATGCGTTAACAGAGTTGAATTGTCGTCTTCTAGAGGACAATAATCTATGGGTGCGACAGGAAGCTTTCGAGTCTTTCGATTATATGGCTCATATGTGCCCGAACGAAGATCTCGTCACTAAAATGGCAACTGCAATTACGAAGAAATCATCGCTAAATGACTCAGTTCCAGCTTATCTATCCAGCACTACCTATTACGAGCTTCATGATTTTTCGGACGTGCGACTTTATTTGCAACACGTGGCTAAAAATTCGCAGAACGTCCATCACGTTTGCTACCATTACGAAGAATCAGAAAGGAACGAGAAATTCGCTAAATTGGAAACTGAATTAAGCGGAAGTTCCGTTGAAATTCAATCGTCGGGTAATCTAGATGAGCACGTAAACAAAATATGCGACGAATTGAATGATATTTTAAGGAAAACTGCTGACGTAGGAGATCACGCGTTACGAAGATTGCGATTGCTTTGCGTCAAAATTTTGGATTTACCCAAATCATCGAAAGAGACTTGA
- the LOC116424341 gene encoding FIGNL1-interacting regulator of recombination and mitosis-like isoform X7 codes for MAVDAWLDIAESHLFSTEMENDNSFTSLLEDSFSDNEIVDDDGDYSSKIKDALINLRQVSDTTFLQQALQESLSSCPNNFLDEKICKEVLPLAQRLLSEALEQIGKMVNTDEDALENVNQQLSTCHELLIVLEKPMECVSKLHKMSVDNLKFLMENACVTIKTIFEHCHASTKLYGTLFEGVSEKLTNLFRKTKTILTLFLATLEGVIVFDTDTESETELLEKVIDTIGFLVSISHALDLKTFVETSKTFGKLAITYQHVVKRTKPTAVTLHLELLTKEVTSMLLLLQVCRN; via the exons ATGGCGGTGGACGCGTGGCTGGACATCGCCGAGTCGCATCTCTTTTCCACG GAAATGGAGAATGATAATTCATTCACATCTTTGTTGGAAGATTCGTTTTCAGACAATGAAATAGTCGATGATGATGGTGATTACTCATCGAAGATAAAA GATGCACTGATAAATTTACGCCAGGTATCCGATACGACATTCTTGCAGCAGGCACTGCAAGAATCCTTATCTTCTTGCCCAAACAATTTCCTGGatgaaaaaatttgtaaagaaGTACTTCCTCTTGCGCAACGTCTTTTATCCGAA GCACTAGAACAAATTGGTAAGATGGTAAACACTGATGAAGATGCTTTGGAAAATGTAAACCAACAATTATCCACTTGTCATGAGTTGTTAATTGTGTTGGAGAAGCCTATGGAATGTGTGTCGAAGCTACACAAAATGTCCGTCGATAATCTAAAATTCTTAATGGAAAACGCATGTGTTACAATTAAAACGATCTTCGAACATTGTCATGCAAG CACGAAATTGTACGGAACTTTGTTCGAGGGCGTATCGGAAAAATTAACAAATCTCTTTCGTAAGACGAAGACGATCTTGACTCTATTCCTAGCCACTTTGGAGGGTGTAATCGTTTTCGACACGGATACGGAATCGGAAACGGAACTGTTAGAAAAAG TGATTGACACAATTGGGTTTTTGGTCAGCATCTCGCATGCATTGGATCTGAAAACGTTCGTTGAAACATCCAAAACGTTTGGTAAACTTGCAATTACCTATCAGCACGTTGTAAAACGAACGAAACCGACAGCCGTCACGTTACACCTTGAACTACTGACGAAAGAAGTGACATCGATGCTTCTGTTGCTCCAAGTATGTCGTAATTGA
- the LOC116424341 gene encoding FIGNL1-interacting regulator of recombination and mitosis-like isoform X4, with protein MAVDAWLDIAESHLFSTEMENDNSFTSLLEDSFSDNEIVDDDGDYSSKIKDALINLRQVSDTTFLQQALQESLSSCPNNFLDEKICKEVLPLAQRLLSEALEQIGKMVNTDEDALENVNQQLSTCHELLIVLEKPMECVSKLHKMSVDNLKFLMENACVTIKTIFEHCHASTKLYGTLFEGVSEKLTNLFRKTKTILTLFLATLEGVIVFDTDTESETELLEKVIDTIGFLVSISHALDLKTFVETSKTFGKLAITYQHVVKRTKPTAVTLHLELLTKEVTSMLLLLQGSLNNADERKIKVIGHSLKILDKLFAAYCSCLSKETLMFAIELIVQMHRCNESCLKRHQVTDKVIELINAHISKGCEPLLNTVFKHFDFKQAFFDYENETSSYKLGYHLLTISIMKKLANTSYEQHCKWTLGAESIIHVALLNINSIQEEICMGDIKLPGSHDIGERPRLATLYEVTLVPICSLISQIPADGFHVIELILLKHLLSDRLWSALLSSDVWCFIGRISSSELCVSHVKYLLKVYAALMQRRNDFEVVILENLIGRLYSLLSEETRHSVVTELDDIENPSWTPIARFLPFKTKSFLQKRLACVLNEIPKTFLELQRQPTVQNWNRIVSCIRFWKRC; from the exons ATGGCGGTGGACGCGTGGCTGGACATCGCCGAGTCGCATCTCTTTTCCACG GAAATGGAGAATGATAATTCATTCACATCTTTGTTGGAAGATTCGTTTTCAGACAATGAAATAGTCGATGATGATGGTGATTACTCATCGAAGATAAAA GATGCACTGATAAATTTACGCCAGGTATCCGATACGACATTCTTGCAGCAGGCACTGCAAGAATCCTTATCTTCTTGCCCAAACAATTTCCTGGatgaaaaaatttgtaaagaaGTACTTCCTCTTGCGCAACGTCTTTTATCCGAA GCACTAGAACAAATTGGTAAGATGGTAAACACTGATGAAGATGCTTTGGAAAATGTAAACCAACAATTATCCACTTGTCATGAGTTGTTAATTGTGTTGGAGAAGCCTATGGAATGTGTGTCGAAGCTACACAAAATGTCCGTCGATAATCTAAAATTCTTAATGGAAAACGCATGTGTTACAATTAAAACGATCTTCGAACATTGTCATGCAAG CACGAAATTGTACGGAACTTTGTTCGAGGGCGTATCGGAAAAATTAACAAATCTCTTTCGTAAGACGAAGACGATCTTGACTCTATTCCTAGCCACTTTGGAGGGTGTAATCGTTTTCGACACGGATACGGAATCGGAAACGGAACTGTTAGAAAAAG TGATTGACACAATTGGGTTTTTGGTCAGCATCTCGCATGCATTGGATCTGAAAACGTTCGTTGAAACATCCAAAACGTTTGGTAAACTTGCAATTACCTATCAGCACGTTGTAAAACGAACGAAACCGACAGCCGTCACGTTACACCTTGAACTACTGACGAAAGAAGTGACATCGATGCTTCTGTTGCTCCAA GGTTCTTTGAACAATGCTGATGAGAGGAAGATAAAAGTAATTGGTCATTCGTTAAAAATTCTGGATAAACTATTCGCAGCTTATTGTTCCTGCTTAAGCAAAGAAACTCTTATGTTTGCTATCGAACTTATCGTACAAATGCATag ATGTAATGAATCGTGTTTGAAGAGACATCAGGTTACCGATAAGGTGATCGAATTAATAAACGCACACATTTCAAAAGGCTGCGAACCGCTTTTGAATACCGTTTTCAAACACTTCGATTTTAAACAG GCGTTCTTCGATTACGAAAATGAAACGAGCTCCTATAAGCTTGGTTATCATTTGCTAACGATCAGTATTATGAAAAAGTTAGCGAACACGTCTTATGAACAACACTGTAAATGGACGCTGGGTGCAGAATCAATTATCCATGTagcattgttaaatataaatagta TTCAAGAAGAAATTTGTATGGGGGACATAAAGTTGCCAGGTAGCCACGATATCGGAGAAAGACCACGCTTAGCCACATTATACGAGGTGACATTGGTCCCAATTTGTAGTTTGATTAGTCAGATTCCTGCGGATGGATTTCACGTTATCGAATTAATTTTGTTGAAACATTTACTAAGCGATCGACTATGGAGTGCACTCCTCAGCTCAGACGTTTGGTGTTTCATAGGACG AATCAGTTCTTCAGAGCTTTGTGTTAgccacgtgaaatatttattaaaagtttatgCAGCGTTGATGCAACGGCGCAACGATTTCGAAGTCGTTATTCTGGAAAATTTGATAGGAAGATTATACAGTTTACTTTCCGAAGAGACAAGGCATTCTGTTGTAACGGAGCTCGACGATATTGAGAATCCATCTTGGACTCCAATCGCACGATTTTTGCCATTCAAAACGAAATCGTTTCTGCAGAAACGTTTGGCCTGTGTATTGAACGAAATCCCTAAAACATTTCTAGAATTACAACGACAACCTACTGTGCAAAATTGGAATCGTATTGTAAGCTGCATTAG ATTCTGGAAGCGATGTTGA